Proteins encoded within one genomic window of Tigriopus californicus strain San Diego chromosome 12, Tcal_SD_v2.1, whole genome shotgun sequence:
- the LOC131891337 gene encoding uncharacterized protein LOC131891337, which translates to MPEHGPTARALTVIALIATLNDSAATAREFPVESDNFHGIEAPSARLQRSSLGVQDVERELQQLHLIKQLQEFHHPHSMAPIHVEIPIKRTVIPLKRSPRATKEENVDIWLRARRAGHATNPQKEKSADSSEQRHGNSGEELINSRLSRSPSLDLIQSNWLRSKKDQGQQGQAVKPRLERSYTNFSPDFFLKAKRASGRTRQDYSDYTPEFYLKAKRALDFYLKAKRSNSANGHSDYTPDFYLKAKRALLGRFLPTPEPQNHQDVALIRPLNDPGLDHMSDFLSRDFYFKAKRASKRPTPPEESPQDFLADFYLKS; encoded by the exons ATGCCGGAACATGGTCCAACTGCAAGAGCTCTAACTGTGATAGCATTGATTGCCACCCTCAATGACTCAGCCGCCACAGCCAGAG aATTTCCTGTGGAGTCCGACAATTTCCACGGTATCGAAGCTCCATCGGCAAGACTTCAACGTTCCTCGCTTGGGGTCCAAGATGTTGAGCGGGAATTGCAGCAGCTGCATCTGATCAAACAACTACAG GAGTTCCATCACCCACATTCAATGGCCCCCATCCATGTTGAGATCCCAATCAAGCGTACAGTTATTCCCTTAAAACGGTCCCCAAGGGCCACCAAGGAGGAAAATGTGGACATTTGGTTGCGCGCTCGGCGCGCCGGTCACGCTACAAATCCTCAGAAGGAGAAGTCAGCTGATTCCTCAGAGCAAAGGCATGGAAATTCAGGGGAGGAATTGATTAACAGCCGCCTGAGTCGCAGTCCCTCTTTAGACTTGATCCAATCCAACTGGTTGCGCTCGAAGAAGGATCAAGGTCAGCAGGGTCAAGCGGTGAAGCCCAGATTGGAACGGAGCTACACCAACTTTAGCCCGGACTTTTTCCTCAAGGCCAAACGAGCCAGTGGACGGACTCGCCAGGATTACTCTGATTACACCCCCGAGTTCTACTTGAAGGCCAAACGAGCACTGGACTTCTACCTCAAGGCCAAGAGGTCGAATTCGGCCAATGGCCATTCTGACTACACCCCCGACTTTTATCTGAAGGCCAAACGGGCTTTGTTAGGACGTTTCCTCCCCACCCCTGAGCCCCAAAACCACCAAGATGTGGCGCTTATTCGGCCCCTCAATGACCCTGGTCTCGACCACATGAGCGACTTCCTCAGTCGTGACTTTTACTTTAAGGCCAAAAGAGCGTCCAAAAGGCCAACTCCGCCCGAGGAATCTCCACAAGACTTTTTGGCGGATTTCTACCTCAAATCCTAA